A stretch of Chionomys nivalis chromosome 2, mChiNiv1.1, whole genome shotgun sequence DNA encodes these proteins:
- the Znf446 gene encoding LOW QUALITY PROTEIN: zinc finger protein 446 (The sequence of the model RefSeq protein was modified relative to this genomic sequence to represent the inferred CDS: inserted 1 base in 1 codon) — protein sequence MRKEVIPQSGPQWVSPSVGVQRXERLPNQKRVPPELCGGTAGSRTETKRLVRERPWKRAVVLAEAHGRRSPSGGGRACGAGAGLARPVPLVSSQRPFKTRMSSPLGPSHVSLRDSNTTIEPEAARLRFRGFCYEEVEGPREALSRLREFCHQWLHPETCSKEQMIELLVLEQFLGVLPSEIQAWVRGQQPRSPEEAAALVEGLQHDPGQLLSWITAHILKPKVLLTVQKTKESSESHHLSVAMESSEAGPAEAAQDAGLDRAAQISCGVKEEANADGQEMVSPSPLLPAQKPEGHLGHQEPASTAFHPGRIQKEWGLLDSSQKELYWGVMLEKYGTVVSQASLPLLEPDVQAESELRPAHAAGPESLRSHLPEVGAIAGPGLVQACTSSPSDETQSPCKDPSALSPSPLLEAPARPAPRKLYTCEQCGLSFDWKSVFVIHHRTHLGGSGLERPPQVHREPAIGHSTGLRGYACVECGRSFSWKSQLVIHRKSHAGQRRHFCRDCGCSFDWKFQLIIHRKIHQPESPRAAGGGCLTLGAPGS from the exons ATGCGCAAGGAGGTTATCCCGCAGTCCGGTCCGCAGTGGGTGAGTCCTTCGGTTGGGGTGCAAA CAGAACGGTTGCCAAATCAAAAGAGGGTACCCCCGGAACTCTGCGGCGGCACCGCGGGCTCAAGGACAGAAACGAAACGTCTCGTGCGTGAGAGGCCTTGGAAACGCGCTGTCGTCCTTGCTGAGGCTCACGGGAGACGTAGTCCGAGCGGAGGGGGCCGTGCCTGTGGGGCAGGCGCAGGATTGGCCAGACCG GTCCCTCTTGTCAGCTCCCAAAGACCCTTCAAAACAAGAATGTCGTCTCCTCTGGGTCCCTCACACGTATCCCTTAGGGACTCCAACACCACCATTGAGCCTGAGGCTGCACGACTCCGATTCCGGGGTTTCTGCTATGAGGAGGTAGAGGGGCCCCGAGAGGCGCTGTCCCGGCTTCGAGAGTTCTGTCACCAATGGCTGCACCCTGAGACATGCTCTAAAGAGCAGATGATAGAACTGCTGGTTTTGGAGCAGTTCCTTGGTGTGTTGCCCTCTGAGATCCAGGCCTGGGTGCGAGGGCAGCAACCAAGAAGCCCTGAGGAGGCTGCAGCCCTGGTTGAGGGGCTGCAGCATGATCCTGGGCAGCTGCTGAGCTGG ATCACAGCCCACATCCTGAAGCCAAAGGTGCTTCTTACAGTCCAGAAGACAAAGGAGTCTTCAGAGAGCCACCACCTCTCAGTAGCAATGGAGTCCTCTGAGGCAGGCCCTGCAGAGGCGGCACAGGATGCGGGGTTAGACAGAGCTGCCCAGATCAGTTGCGGTGTGAAGGAGGAAGCCAATGCTGATGGACAGGAGATGG TATCACCAAGCCCTCTCCTTCCGGCCCAGAAGCCTGAGGGACATCTTGGACACCAGGAACCAGCCTCCACAGCCTTCCATCCAGGAAGGATCCAG AAGGAGTGGGGCCTGTTGGACTCATCACAAAAAGAGCTGTACTGGGgcgtgatgctggagaagtacGGCACAGTGGTGTCCCAGG CAAGCCTGCCGCTGTTAGAGCCAGATGTGCAAGCTGAGTCTGAGCTGAGGCCAGCTCATGCAGCAGGACCGGAGTCCCTCAGGAGCCATCTTCCAGAAGTGGGAGCCATTGCAGGTCCAGGGCTTGTTCAAGCCTGCACATCCTCTCCAAGTGATGAGACCCAGAGCCCTTGCAAGGACCCTTCAGCCTTATCTCCCTCACCACTGCTTGAAGCCCCTGCTAGGCCTGCACCTCGGAAGCTGTATACTTGTGAGCAGTGTGGCCTCAGCTTCGATTGGAAGTCTGTTTTCGTCATCCACCATCGCACACACCTGGGTGGGTCAGGCCTGGAAAGACCACCACAGGTGCACCGGGAGCCAGCCATCGGGCACTCCACTGGCCTGCGGGGCTATGCATGCGTGGAGTGCGGGCGCAGCTTCAGCTGGAAGTCACAGCTGGTCATCCACCGCAAGAGTCATGCAGGCCAGCGGCGCCACTTCTGCCGGGACTGTGGGTGCAGTTTTGACTGGAAGTTTCAGCTGATCATTCATAGGAAGATCCATCAGCCAGAGAGTCCGCGAGCAGCTGGAGGAGGCTGTCTCACCTTGGGAGCCCCTGGCTCCTAA